Genomic segment of Nitrospira sp.:
GCTGATGTGCTGCGCCCCGTCATACAGCACCTTCTCGTAAATCTCGTCTGAAATAATGACGAGATCGTGACGCAAGGCGGCGGCGGCGATCCCCTCGAGGGTTTTTCGATCATAGGTCGCCCCGGTTGGATTGCAGGGGCTATTGACGATGATGGCTTTGGTCCGTGGCGTGATGGCGGCCTCCAGCGCCTCCGGGCTGATCGTGTATCCGTCCTGTTCCTGCGTCCGCAGAAGAACCGGCGTGGCATCATTCAGCAGCGTCTGATCCTGGTAGGAGACCCAGAAGGGCACAGGGATAATGATTTCGTCGCCCGCTTCCAGCAGCGCCTCGGCCACATTGTACAACGAATGTTTTGCCCCGCATGACACGAGGATCTGGGACTTTTCATACTGGAGTCCCTGTTCCGCCTTGAGCTTGTCGGCAATGGCGCCGCGCAGTTCATCAATGCCTGATGAGGGCGTGTACTTCGTGAAGCCTGCGCGGATTGCGGCCTCTGCTGCGGCCTTGACCGGTTCAGGCGTGTCGAAATCCGGTTCTCCGGATGCAAAATCGATGACATCGATGCCTTGTGCCGCCATGGATTTTGCGGTTGCGGTAATGCTGAGTGTGGGGGAGGGGACAATGCGTCCGACACGGGCTGCCAGTTTCATCCTTTGAAACTCCGAATTCGTTCTTGGAGCCTCCGCGCCACTTCGGGGTGCACAAAATCCTTGAGCGATCCTCCGTGGCTGGCGACATCCTTAATGATGGTGGAAGAAAGATAGGAATATTCCTCACTGGGCATCAGAAAAACCGTTTCGACGGTCTCCGCCAGTTTACGATTGACGAGTGCCATTTGAAACTCGTGTTCGAAATCCGAGATCGCCCGCAGTCCTCGCAGAATAGCATGGGCGCCGCTGCTCCGTACAAAATCCACCAGAAGCCCTTCGAAGGTCGTGACCTCCAGGTTGGGCAAATCCTTTGTGACGAGGCGGACCATCTCCAGTCGCTCCTTCGCGCTGAACAGCGGATGTTTGGACGGGTTGGGGGCAATCGCCACGATCATCTTCTCGAACATGCGGAATCCACGCCGGATGATATCGGAGTGACCATGCGTGATCGGATCGAATGTGCCGGGATAGACGGCGATCTTCATGCGTGCGGGGCGTCCTTCGGCGTCAGATGGAAGCGTGTCAGCGCGGTGTCGCCATAGTCATAGCGTTTTACTTGGGCCAGCGGCCCCAGCGTCGCGGGAATGTCGGCCTTGTTACTATGTTCGATGACTACGATGGCATCGTCGGCCAACCATCCCGGTTGCCAGTTTCCCGCCAACGACAGAACTTCCGGTGTGAGTCGATAAGGCGGGTCGCAGAAGACAATGTCGTAGGGGCCGGCCCATTGGGTGCCGCGGCGAAAAAACTGAGCGACCTGACAGGCGCAAATATTGGCAACGGCTTCCATTCCGCATTGCTGGAGATTGGAACGGACGAGGCGCAACGCTTCCCTGTCGGTCTCGACGAATGTGACATGTGATGCCCCGCGGCTAAGGGCTTCAATGCCGATCGAGCCGGTTCCGGCGTAGAGGTCCAGCACACGGGCGCCTGTGGTGCGTTCGCCAAGAATAGAGAAGAGGGCTTCTTTCACTCGGTCGGATGTGGGGCGGATGGCCTGTCCTCTGGGACCCAGCAATCGTCGGCCCCGATGAAGCCCTGCGATGACGCGCATGATCGTATTCGGGAGAGAGCCACTCGTTGTTGGCTACGAAGTGAGAGACTCTAACACAGCGTTTTTGCAGGGGTCAAGGAGATGCGAGTGAGAGGAACTGCAAGTGAGAGGAACTGCAAGAGAGAGGAACTGCAAGAGAGAGGAGCGTCTTCTCCCCGCCGCGGGGCGGGGAGCGCTGCAGACGTCACCGAAGGAGGTCCGTGTTTTGACGCGTACGGGAAGGCTCGCTATAATCGGGCGACACTGGAACTCAGTTCACGCGGGCTGAGGAGGTGGCTACACTCGGGTCGTCACACCACCACATCTCACAGAGAACGGAGCGCTGCGTCAGCCGGATCAGCGGGTCGCAACCGGTTGAGCGTCGCGTGCGGCGAGGCTCTTCCGACGGTTCGCCGAAATGGTCCGATCGATGATGGCGCCACAGTTGATGCATTTCCAGGCGTAGAAAATGAGAAAGAAATCAGAGAACCGTTCCAACATCATCATGCCTTTGCACTTCGGACATTCCATGTGTTCCTCCTGGGTGGTGACGTTCACAGCTGAACCTGCTCTCAAGCAAGAGCTGCACCAAAATGTCAAGTCTATATATTTCAATAGTTTATATGCTGGAAGCGTCATACATGAGATGAGTCAGGCGTCAAGTTGACGGCACAAAATGGTGCGGGCTGACATTTTTTTGTCGTAGAGAGCAGGCCGTGACACCAAAAAAGACAGGGCGTGGTATCGGAGAATGGCCGGAAACTGAACGTCCCCGTGAGCGGTTGCTCAGCGAGGGGGCAGCCAGTCTCTCCGACGCACAATTATTGGCGATTCTGCTACGGGTGGGTCGGCAAGACGCCTCGGCCGTCAAGGTGGGAATGGAGGTTCTGGCCCGCGTGGGCGGTATCTATGGATTGCTCCATTGCAGCGTCGAAGAACTCTGCGCCATTCCCGGGGTCGGACCGGCCAAGGCGGCGCAATTGAAAGCGGCCGTGGAAGTCGGCAAGCGTGCGGTGTCGGCTCCGTTGACGACCGGAACCCGCATCAATTCCAGCGCGGATCTCTTTAAGCACTACCACGCACGCTTGCGTGATTTGCGTCACGAGATCTTTGCCGTCGTGCTGCTGGATGCTAAGAACCAGGTCATTCGCGATGTGACCATCTCCGAAGGCAGCCTCACCCTCAGCATCGTGCACCCGCGGGAAGTGTTCATTCCAGCCATGCGGGCTTCGGCTGCTGGCGTGATCTTCCTCCATAACCATCCCAGCGGCGACCCGACGCCGAGTCAGGAAGACCGTATCTTGACGGCTCGACTGGTGTCTGCCGGCTCGCTTCTCGGCATTCAGGTGCTCGATCACGTCATTGTGGGTGACGGCCGCTACGTGAGTTTTGCCGACCAAGGATGGCTTTCGGGGGAGGCCACGCGGTCATGACTGGTTGTGGCACAGTACTGGTCTTATCAGCACACCAATACTCGATCGTCCGCGATACGAAAGGAAGGTCTCACCCACACGTCTCCCTCTAACCAGGCCCATGGTGGCCGCCGACTTACCGAAGGAGGTCATGATGAACGTTCCCCTCGCCGAATCCATCAGGAATGTGGCTGTGGTGTCGAATGTGGGATCGGGAAAAACCTCGTTTGTCGAAGCCCTCGCCTACTGTAGCGGTCACCTCTCCTCTCCGGGCTCTGTGCTCGCAGGCAACACGGTATCTGATTTCGAGCCTGAAGAAATCCACCATCGCAGTTCGTTCAATACCACCGTCGTCCGTTGCTCCTACGACGGCACCGTACTCAATCTCCTGGATACTCCTGGTGCGCCGGCTTTTGTCGCCGACGTCCGCTCCGCCCTGCGTGTGGCGGATGCGGTGGTGCTCGTGGTCAACGCGGCGACCGGCGTACGGAGCGATCTGCAACGGGTGTGGTCGTTGGTCGAGGCCGCCGAGCTTCCTTGCATGGTGTTTGTGAATGGGCTGGATAAAGAGGGAACGCAATGTGACAAAACCCTGGAGGAATTGACCGGCGAGTTGGGAATTGTGGCGGTTCCGCTGACGGTCTCGATCGGCAGTGGTCCGCAGATGAGCACGGTGGCGGATCTGCTGCAGAATCGTGTGCTGACGGTCCGGTCGGATCGTCCACAGGCAGAGGAGGGGCCGGTGCCCCCGGAGTGGCTCGACCGGGTGGCGGAGGCCAGGCGGCGTGTGACTGAACTCGTGGCCGAACAGGACGAAGTGCTACTCGAGCACTATGTGAACAACGGAGGATTGACGGACGACATGTTGGTGCAAGGCTTGCGGATCGGGGTTTGCCGTCGGACGTTGGTTCCCGTGGTGGGAGGTTCGGCGCTGCATCATAGTGGGATTCATTCGCTCCTGCATGGTGTCGTCCGCCTGCTGCCGTCACCGATCGACCGTGCCCGGTCGGTGCCATTGCATGGCGTCAGCCCGTCAGGAGACAGCGCTCCGGTCCAACGTGAACCGCGTGCGACGGCTCCGCTCTCGGCATTGGTATTCAAGACGCTCATCGATCCATTTGTCGGGCGATTGTCCTATGTGCGGGTATATTCGGGAACGTTGGAGGCAGACAGCACCGTGTACAACGCCACCAAACAGGTGCGGGAGCGAGGGGGGCACCTGTTCGCCATGTTCGGGAAAAAATATTCGCCGATCGCCCGTGCCGTGGCGGGAGACATCGTGGCGATTGGAAAGTTGAAGGACACCCTCACGGGCGATACGCTCTGCGATGAACAGGCGCCCATCCGGTACCCCGGTATTCCGGTCGTCAGGCCGGTGATGTCTTTTGCGATCGAGCCGAAATCAAAGGCGGATATTGAAAAAGTGAGTCTTGGGTTGCACAAGCTCATTGAGGAGGACCCGAGTCTTGAGTTCGTCCGTCATCTGGAAACGAAGGAAATGGTGTTGAGTGGGATGGGGCAACGGCATATCGACGTGGCGTTGGAAAAACTGCATCGCAAATATGGCGCCGATGTCACGCTGCATGCGCCCAAGATTCCGTATCGTGAAACGATCCGCAGCGTCGCGCAGGCGCAGGGGAAGTACAAGAAGCAGACCGGCGGGCATGGCCAGTATGGGGATTGCTGGTTAGAAGTCGGTCCGTTGCCGCGCGGGCAGGGATTCGAATTCGAAAACAACATCGTAGGTGGCGCCATCCCGCGTAACTTTGTGCCGGCGGTAGAGAAGGGTGTGGTCGAAGCACTACACGAGGGGCCTCTGGCTGGGTTTCCCACCGTCGATGTGCGGGTGAGCGTGTACGACGGCTCCTACCATGTGGTCGATTCGTCTGAGTTGGCATTCAAGATCGCGGGTTCGATGGGAGTGAAAAAGGCTCTGGAGGCGGCCCATCCAGTCCTGCTTGAACCGCTCATGACGCTGGAGGTGGAGGTTCCTGCAGACTGTGTCGGGGCGGTGCTTGGGGATCTCAATGCCCGGCGAGGACGGATCATCATGGTCGAGGCGAAGGGCCATCTGGAAATCGTGAAGGCCCTGGTTCCACAGGCGGAACTTCTAAATTACGCGCCGGCGCTGAACTCTCTGACCGGTGGGCAGGGGAGTTATGTGATGGAGTACGCCCAGTATGAGGAAGTGCCGAAGGAGTTGACCGGCCGAATCGTTGAGGAGCACCGAGCTGAACGCCACGGGGTCGCCACGCACTAGGCGGAGCCTATGGCGTGATCCGGCCTGTCGGTCGTGAGGCCGCTACCGATCAGCGGGTTTGAGGACGACGTAAAAGGCTCGCCCTTCGCGTAACACCCGCAAGAGGATCGTGTCGCCGCGTTTGACCTTGGTGACGGCGATGGTGAATTCTCCGACGGTGCCGGTGTCGACACGGTTCACTTCCTTGATCAGGTCGCCTTCCCGCAGGCCTTCGGCCTGGGCTAGGCTGCCGGATTCCACTTTGGAGATCAGTACGCCACGGCTTTCGTTGAGTCGAAATTTTTCCGCCAGGCCTGCCGTCAGATCCTGGACGTCGATTCCCAGTTTGAAGTCGCTTCGGCTTTGAGGCAGGGAGGCGACCACGGCGGCATCACGGCGCTCACTCAACGCGACATTCAGGTTGATCCGCTTGCCGTCTCGCACCACTTCCACCAAGGCCAGGGATCCCGGATCGAGTGCTGCAACCAGACGTGAGAGTTTGTTCGGGGTGTCGACGAGCGCACCATCGACTTTGGTGATGACGTCTCCTGGCCTGATCCCGGCAAGCGCGGCCGGATCCCGCTCAAAGACTTCGTTGACCAGCACGCCTTCGTTTTCGTCGACGCCGAATTTGCTGGCCAGATCGAGCGTCAGTGGCTGCAGGCCGACTCCTAACCAGGCACGAACCACTTTGCCCTTGTTGATCAGCTGATGCATCACCTGCTTGGCCATGTTGGACGGGATGGCGAAGCCGATGCCTTGGGCGAAGTTGATGATGGCCGTATTGATGCCGATGATATCGCCGCGCAGATCGAACAACGGGCCGCCGGAGTTGCCGGGGTTGATGGAGGCGTCCGTCTGAATAAAATTTTCATAGCGAGACAGGTTGATGTTTTCCCGCCCGATGCCGCTGACGACTCCGAGTGTGACTGTTCGGTCCAGCCCGAAGGGATTGCCAACGGCCAGCACCCACTGTCCCACCTTTACTCCCGACGAATCCCCAAAGCGGGCGGCGGGGAGGGGGTGGTCGGTGGTCACTTTGAGGACCGCCAAGTCGGTGTCCGGATCTTTCCCGATCACTTGCGCGAAGAGTTTGGTCTTATCGGAAAGGCGCACTTCGACTTCTGCGGCGTCGCCGACGACATGATTGTTGGTGATAATGTGGCCGTTGGCATCAACAATTACCCCAGAGCCGGAACCGGTGGCGTTGGGCGTGCGCTCTCCGGCATCCCGCAATCGCCCTGTGGCTTGGACGGGGAAGATACTGACGACGGACGGCTTTGCTTCCTCGGCCAGGTCTGTGATCACGGTTTGCAGTTCTTCCAGCATCCGTAACCCGGCGGATGACTTTCGCGGCGTGGATCCGCTCTCTCCTGCGGCCAGTGTCGATACGGGCATGCCGAGCAGCCACCCGGCAAAACCAAGTCCGAGAACGGTCATGGTGGAAAACAAGGATGGTGTCTTCATGGTCTGGCAAGCTCCGAGAGCGATCCTTCCGCACGGTCGCTCTTCGTCAGGATACCAGAATGTTGCGCAGGAGCGAAAGCGTGGCCGTGATCAGGCGGTCTTTGAGGCGGCCGGGCGTTGAAAATACGGAAGCCAGTGGGTCAGGTCGTGGCGCAGGCCCACCAGGATGACGATATCATCCGGTCTGAGCGTCATGGCATCGGAGAGGGGGAGGAGGAATGGACCGCGAAACACGGCGGCGATGTGGGTCGTGGGCGGTAGGTCGAATTCACCGATCGGATGGCCGATGACCGGTGCTCCGCGTACCACCACGACGCGCTCGATCGCGGCATCCCGCAGGCCTAACTCCCGCTGCATCGTCAGCAGGTCTTCGTGAGCCAGTTCAATCTTGAGCTCGCGAATCTGGCGTTCGACCAGCTGCAGGGCCCCGCGTTGTCCCTTGATGCGTTCAGCGGCCACCCGGACGATATCTTCCAGCGGCCCTGGATCGGAAGGAGATTGCGCATGAAACCCTCCCGCAGGTGCTGAGGCTGCCGTGGCAATGCGCTGGCCGACGTGCTGATGAATGGTATGGATTTGGTGCAGAATCGTCGTGGCTTGCCCATGCAGCCGGAGCACGTGGACCTTGCGATTGACCCGTTCTGCGATGGCCACAATCGTCTCATAGAGCGCGCTGCCGGTCAGGGAGAGTTCTTTGCGGATACGAGCCAACAGCTCGAAAGACAGCATGGCAATAATGTCCGATAAGATATATTATGTCAACTAACTCGTCCGATTCGAGATTCCGTGCCGCTCCACAGACGAACGA
This window contains:
- a CDS encoding TrkA C-terminal domain-containing protein, whose product is MLSFELLARIRKELSLTGSALYETIVAIAERVNRKVHVLRLHGQATTILHQIHTIHQHVGQRIATAASAPAGGFHAQSPSDPGPLEDIVRVAAERIKGQRGALQLVERQIRELKIELAHEDLLTMQRELGLRDAAIERVVVVRGAPVIGHPIGEFDLPPTTHIAAVFRGPFLLPLSDAMTLRPDDIVILVGLRHDLTHWLPYFQRPAASKTA
- a CDS encoding Do family serine endopeptidase, which codes for MKTPSLFSTMTVLGLGFAGWLLGMPVSTLAAGESGSTPRKSSAGLRMLEELQTVITDLAEEAKPSVVSIFPVQATGRLRDAGERTPNATGSGSGVIVDANGHIITNNHVVGDAAEVEVRLSDKTKLFAQVIGKDPDTDLAVLKVTTDHPLPAARFGDSSGVKVGQWVLAVGNPFGLDRTVTLGVVSGIGRENINLSRYENFIQTDASINPGNSGGPLFDLRGDIIGINTAIINFAQGIGFAIPSNMAKQVMHQLINKGKVVRAWLGVGLQPLTLDLASKFGVDENEGVLVNEVFERDPAALAGIRPGDVITKVDGALVDTPNKLSRLVAALDPGSLALVEVVRDGKRINLNVALSERRDAAVVASLPQSRSDFKLGIDVQDLTAGLAEKFRLNESRGVLISKVESGSLAQAEGLREGDLIKEVNRVDTGTVGEFTIAVTKVKRGDTILLRVLREGRAFYVVLKPADR
- the rsmD gene encoding 16S rRNA (guanine(966)-N(2))-methyltransferase RsmD, producing MRVIAGLHRGRRLLGPRGQAIRPTSDRVKEALFSILGERTTGARVLDLYAGTGSIGIEALSRGASHVTFVETDREALRLVRSNLQQCGMEAVANICACQVAQFFRRGTQWAGPYDIVFCDPPYRLTPEVLSLAGNWQPGWLADDAIVVIEHSNKADIPATLGPLAQVKRYDYGDTALTRFHLTPKDAPHA
- the radC gene encoding DNA repair protein RadC produces the protein MTPKKTGRGIGEWPETERPRERLLSEGAASLSDAQLLAILLRVGRQDASAVKVGMEVLARVGGIYGLLHCSVEELCAIPGVGPAKAAQLKAAVEVGKRAVSAPLTTGTRINSSADLFKHYHARLRDLRHEIFAVVLLDAKNQVIRDVTISEGSLTLSIVHPREVFIPAMRASAAGVIFLHNHPSGDPTPSQEDRILTARLVSAGSLLGIQVLDHVIVGDGRYVSFADQGWLSGEATRS
- a CDS encoding pyridoxal phosphate-dependent aminotransferase, yielding MKLAARVGRIVPSPTLSITATAKSMAAQGIDVIDFASGEPDFDTPEPVKAAAEAAIRAGFTKYTPSSGIDELRGAIADKLKAEQGLQYEKSQILVSCGAKHSLYNVAEALLEAGDEIIIPVPFWVSYQDQTLLNDATPVLLRTQEQDGYTISPEALEAAITPRTKAIIVNSPCNPTGATYDRKTLEGIAAAALRHDLVIISDEIYEKVLYDGAQHISIASLSPEVAARTVVINGVSKAYAMTGWRIGYAAGPKALLTAMGNIQSQSTSNPCSISQKAAVAALRLGNPFTAVMVAEFDRRRRLMVERLNTMPGVTCRMPTGAFYAFPNVSGVLTKRWKDQPIGSAANLATFLLNEAQVALVPGEPFGSDIHIRLSYATSMEAIERGLTRIEAAIRRLT
- a CDS encoding elongation factor G; its protein translation is MNVPLAESIRNVAVVSNVGSGKTSFVEALAYCSGHLSSPGSVLAGNTVSDFEPEEIHHRSSFNTTVVRCSYDGTVLNLLDTPGAPAFVADVRSALRVADAVVLVVNAATGVRSDLQRVWSLVEAAELPCMVFVNGLDKEGTQCDKTLEELTGELGIVAVPLTVSIGSGPQMSTVADLLQNRVLTVRSDRPQAEEGPVPPEWLDRVAEARRRVTELVAEQDEVLLEHYVNNGGLTDDMLVQGLRIGVCRRTLVPVVGGSALHHSGIHSLLHGVVRLLPSPIDRARSVPLHGVSPSGDSAPVQREPRATAPLSALVFKTLIDPFVGRLSYVRVYSGTLEADSTVYNATKQVRERGGHLFAMFGKKYSPIARAVAGDIVAIGKLKDTLTGDTLCDEQAPIRYPGIPVVRPVMSFAIEPKSKADIEKVSLGLHKLIEEDPSLEFVRHLETKEMVLSGMGQRHIDVALEKLHRKYGADVTLHAPKIPYRETIRSVAQAQGKYKKQTGGHGQYGDCWLEVGPLPRGQGFEFENNIVGGAIPRNFVPAVEKGVVEALHEGPLAGFPTVDVRVSVYDGSYHVVDSSELAFKIAGSMGVKKALEAAHPVLLEPLMTLEVEVPADCVGAVLGDLNARRGRIIMVEAKGHLEIVKALVPQAELLNYAPALNSLTGGQGSYVMEYAQYEEVPKELTGRIVEEHRAERHGVATH
- the coaD gene encoding pantetheine-phosphate adenylyltransferase translates to MKIAVYPGTFDPITHGHSDIIRRGFRMFEKMIVAIAPNPSKHPLFSAKERLEMVRLVTKDLPNLEVTTFEGLLVDFVRSSGAHAILRGLRAISDFEHEFQMALVNRKLAETVETVFLMPSEEYSYLSSTIIKDVASHGGSLKDFVHPEVARRLQERIRSFKG